Proteins co-encoded in one Verrucomicrobiota bacterium JB022 genomic window:
- the fusA gene encoding elongation factor G (EF-G; promotes GTP-dependent translocation of the ribosome during translation; many organisms have multiple copies of this gene), whose translation RACFREAAKKAGAQLLEPIMKVEVVTPEDYVGDVIGDLNSRRGQIQGQEARGNAVVIDALVPLANMFKYVDNLRSMSQGRAQYSMVFDHNAPVPSNVAQEIQAKYSGQN comes from the coding sequence ACGTGCCTGCTTCCGTGAAGCTGCCAAGAAGGCTGGTGCCCAGCTGCTCGAGCCGATCATGAAGGTCGAGGTTGTTACCCCGGAAGATTACGTCGGCGACGTTATCGGCGATCTGAACTCACGTCGTGGTCAGATCCAGGGTCAGGAAGCACGCGGCAACGCGGTTGTCATCGACGCTCTGGTGCCGCTGGCGAACATGTTCAAATATGTCGACAATCTGCGCTCCATGTCGCAGGGTCGCGCCCAGTATTCGATGGTCTTCGACCACAATGCGCCCGTTCCTTCGAACGTTGCGCAGGAAATTCAGGCGAAGTATTCCGGTCAGAACTGA